Proteins encoded by one window of Actinocorallia herbida:
- a CDS encoding DUF309 domain-containing protein, whose amino-acid sequence MRDRDTGGRPRNARPRDAYGRPLPYGAEGVPTMPDELDLDAAGTLAEARRLLAADRPFHAHEVLEARWKSCPPEERPLWRALAQLAVGLTHERRGNAKGADALFTRATRDLAAYTGPSFGLDLPAVSRTAVSERDLRL is encoded by the coding sequence ATGCGCGACCGCGACACCGGCGGACGCCCCCGCAACGCCCGTCCCCGCGACGCCTACGGCCGTCCGCTCCCGTACGGCGCCGAGGGCGTCCCCACGATGCCGGACGAACTCGACCTCGACGCCGCGGGCACCCTCGCCGAGGCCCGCCGGCTGCTGGCCGCCGACCGCCCGTTCCACGCGCACGAGGTCCTCGAGGCCCGCTGGAAGTCCTGCCCTCCCGAGGAGCGGCCCCTGTGGCGCGCGCTGGCCCAGCTCGCCGTGGGCCTGACCCACGAGCGGCGAGGCAACGCCAAGGGCGCTGACGCCCTTTTCACGCGCGCGACGAGGGATCTGGCGGCGTACACCGGCCCCTCTTTCGGGCTGGATCTCCCCGCGGTCAGCCGGACCGCCGTGTCCGAGCGCGACCTGCGGCTGTGA
- a CDS encoding phage holin family protein has product MGRSNVEEQSLGELVASATGNVQKIVRAEIELAKIELKDDAKKAAIGGVLFAVAGLMAGMIVILLSIAFAYALVGLGMWHWAAFALVAALYLLLAAVLILIGWLRIKKIDGARRTRETLSDGVKMLKRTREH; this is encoded by the coding sequence ATGGGTCGATCGAACGTCGAGGAGCAGAGCCTGGGCGAACTCGTGGCCTCGGCCACGGGCAATGTCCAGAAGATCGTCCGCGCCGAGATCGAACTCGCCAAGATCGAGCTCAAGGACGACGCCAAGAAGGCGGCGATAGGCGGCGTGCTGTTCGCCGTCGCGGGCCTGATGGCCGGGATGATCGTCATCCTGCTGTCCATCGCCTTCGCCTATGCCCTGGTCGGCCTCGGCATGTGGCACTGGGCCGCGTTCGCCCTCGTCGCCGCGCTCTACCTGCTGCTCGCCGCGGTGCTCATCCTCATCGGCTGGCTGCGGATCAAGAAGATCGACGGTGCGCGCCGCACCCGTGAGACCCTCTCCGACGGCGTGAAGATGCTCAAGAGAACCCGTGAGCATTGA
- a CDS encoding alpha/beta fold hydrolase: MSIDIPGPWTHRDVSAGGTRFHVAEQGEGPLVLLLHGFPEFWWSWHHQLEALAAAGYRAAAVDLRGYGGSDKPPRGYDLVTLAGDAAGLVRALGEANAVVVGHDWGGLLAWTMAVYHPKVVQRLVAVSAPHPLRVRRAPRTPWMLQALLNQAPFLPERRLTEFNGARASRLLERWSSPGWPDPVTDRQVRAAVQIPGVAHCSQEYHRWFLRSVLRPDGLRYAHRMAAPVHAPTLHLHGARDPAFPASVAQGSGQYVEADYTWKTIDHAGHFPHEEKPAAFNAELLGWLGR; the protein is encoded by the coding sequence GTGAGCATTGACATCCCAGGCCCCTGGACGCACCGGGACGTGAGCGCCGGGGGCACCCGGTTCCACGTGGCCGAGCAGGGCGAGGGCCCGCTCGTGCTGCTGCTGCACGGCTTCCCGGAGTTCTGGTGGAGCTGGCACCACCAGCTCGAGGCCCTGGCCGCGGCCGGATACCGCGCCGCGGCCGTCGATCTGCGCGGGTACGGGGGGAGCGACAAGCCGCCGCGCGGTTACGACCTCGTCACCCTCGCGGGCGACGCCGCAGGGCTGGTGCGCGCCCTCGGCGAGGCCAACGCGGTGGTCGTCGGGCACGACTGGGGCGGCCTGCTGGCCTGGACGATGGCGGTCTACCACCCGAAGGTGGTGCAGCGGCTCGTCGCGGTCTCCGCGCCGCACCCGCTGCGCGTCCGCCGCGCCCCTCGCACGCCGTGGATGCTCCAGGCCCTGCTCAACCAGGCGCCGTTCCTGCCCGAGCGGCGGCTGACGGAGTTCAACGGGGCGCGCGCGTCCCGTCTGCTGGAGCGCTGGTCGTCGCCGGGATGGCCCGATCCGGTCACCGACCGGCAGGTCAGGGCCGCGGTGCAGATCCCGGGCGTCGCGCACTGCTCGCAGGAGTACCACAGGTGGTTCCTGCGCTCGGTGCTGCGTCCTGACGGCCTGCGTTACGCGCACCGTATGGCCGCGCCCGTCCATGCGCCCACCTTGCACCTGCACGGGGCGCGAGACCCCGCGTTCCCCGCTTCGGTCGCCCAGGGCTCCGGCCAGTACGTCGAGGCCGATTACACCTGGAAGACGATCGACCACGCCGGGCACTTCCCGCACGAGGAGAAGCCCGCCGCGTTCAACGCCGAGCTCCTCGGCTGGCTGGGGCGCTGA